One Verrucomicrobiota bacterium DNA window includes the following coding sequences:
- a CDS encoding DJ-1/PfpI family protein, with amino-acid sequence MKESKGKVLIVVGDATETVDTLYPYYRLIEAGFQPVVIAPEKRKYQMVLHEVKPGWTITKEWEGYSIDADLSFAEVNEEEYVGIFFSGGRAPEYIRYDEDLVRMTKYFFAQNKPIASVCHGVEIPAYADCVRGRRMATVPKCQFDLEACGGTFVNEGCVIDGNLISGRTYHDHGFYMGAWLELLEAEAKSRLETAVS; translated from the coding sequence ATGAAAGAATCCAAAGGAAAAGTTCTCATCGTTGTCGGAGACGCCACCGAAACTGTCGACACATTATACCCCTACTACCGTTTGATTGAAGCTGGATTTCAACCGGTTGTCATTGCTCCGGAGAAGCGGAAGTATCAGATGGTGCTGCACGAAGTAAAACCGGGATGGACTATCACCAAAGAGTGGGAAGGTTATTCCATCGATGCCGATCTGTCCTTCGCCGAGGTAAATGAAGAAGAGTATGTCGGCATTTTCTTTTCGGGGGGACGAGCCCCGGAGTACATCCGTTACGACGAGGATCTGGTGCGTATGACCAAGTATTTCTTTGCCCAAAACAAACCGATCGCCTCCGTTTGCCATGGCGTTGAAATTCCTGCCTATGCGGATTGTGTCCGTGGTCGTCGTATGGCAACGGTTCCCAAATGCCAGTTCGACCTTGAGGCATGTGGAGGTACATTCGTTAACGAAGGTTGCGTCATCGATGGTAACCTGATCTCTGGCCGAACCTACCACGATCACGGGTTCTACATGGGTGCCTGGCTTGAGCTGCTTGAAGCAGAAGCTAAATCCAGACTTGAGACGGCTGTGTCATGA